GTCGTGCCTGTTCCGATGTGCACACCGGATTTGCGTACCTCGATCGTGCCGGGAGGCAACGTATCGGGCACCAGCTGTACCGGGGCGATCTTGACGCGGAGTTCACCGATCGTCGTCCATGCCCCCGGTGCCGGAGTGACCGACCTGATGTGCCGATCGATGTAGGCGGCGGATCGGTTCCAGTCGATGCGCGCCGCGTCGACGGTGACCTTGCTCGCATACGAAATACCGTCGTCGGGTTGCGGATGGGCGCCTGCGGTTCCGTCTTCTATCGCGTCGAGGGTTGCGTTCAGCAGCTCGGCTCCGCTCGATGCGAGTCTGGTGAGCAGGTCACCCGTGGTGTCGGTCGAGCGAATTCTCTCGGTGACGACGCCGAGCACCGGGCCGGTATCCATTCCCGCGTCGAGCAGGAACGTGGAAGCACCGGTGATTTCGTCGCCTGCAGCGATGGCGGCCTGTACGGGCGCGGCACCGCGCCATGCGGGCAGCAGCGAGAAGTGCAGGTTGATCCAGCCGAAGCGGGGAATGTCGAGCACCGGCTGAGGCAGTAGCGCGCCGTATGCAACCACCGGGCAGACATCGGGTGCGAGGTCGATCAGCTGCGAGACGAAATCCGGGTCCGACGGCTTCGCGGGCGTGAACACCGGAATGCCGTGTTCGTCGGCCAGCAGGCCGACCGGGGAGCGAACGGTCTTTCGCCCTCGACCGGATGCGGCGTCGGGCCGGGTCACCACGGCGATCACCTCGTGGCGTTCGGACTCCAGCAACCTTCGCAGCGATGGGACTGCGGGGTCCGGTGTTCCGGCAAAGACGACGCGCACTGTAGGCAACTCCCTGGGATGGACGAAACGATCTCGGGTGTCCATCCTAGGGAGTGCCTGGAGCTGCGGACGATTCCGCACCCAGCGGTCATGTCGCGTCGGGAGCGTCGACCGTCTCGTCGGGCTCGGCGTCGTTCGGCCCGTCCTCCGCGAGGATGCGGTACATGGACTTCCGCGCCTCGACGAGGATGTCGGCAGCCTGTTCGACCTGTCGGGACGTGCCGACTCCGGCCACCTGGCCGGCCGCACCCATCAACTGTCCGATGAGTGCGCGCAGATCCCGTGCGTCGAAACCGACCGAATCGGCGACGTCGTCCCACGGACTGCCCAGGTCCTCGCGATGCTGCTCGATGTGCGATCGCCCCTCATCGGTGAGAGCTGCCGTCTTGCGTCCGGCCACCTTGTCGATGAGAACCAGGCCCTCGTCCTCGAGCTGAGACAGAGCCGGATAGATCGAGCCCGGGCTCGGCTTCCAGGTGCCGTTGCTCTTGTCGGCGATCTGCTGAATGAGCTCGTATCCGTGCATCGGACGCTCCTCGAGCAGCAGCAGGATTGCCGCACGCACATCTCCGCGTCGACCTCGCCCTCCTCGACCCCGACCTCGGCCGAAATCTGCATTCGGTCCGAAACCACCAGCCCCGAAACCGCCGGCACCGAAACCGGGCCGCATGCCCTCGCGGCCGCGTCCGAACCCACCTCCTGCACCGCGCCTGCCGCGTTCACCGTGTCCTCTCTTTCCGCGTCCTCGCTCTCGATGACCGCCCTCGTCCACCGGGACGTCATCGTCGGCCTGAGCAACCCACATCTGAAACGGTGCGCCGCGCATGTGCGCACGTCCGTTTCCACTGCCTGCGAACGGCCCCATCCGGGGGCCTCCGCGGCGTCCGAATTCGTGTGCGAATCCTTCGAATGCGTAGTTCATGTCGTTCTCCTATGTATCGATTGACATTTCGACGATATATCGGCAATACAGTTTACGCAAGATCCCGAGTCCGATTCCTTCTTTTCGACACCGATGAGCCCATGGACAACAGCCACCTCTCGGTACGATGAATCGGCCGGTCCGAGCCACCGATCACAGCGCCCGGCGGGGCGGCGCTCGCTCACGAACGAGGAGGGCCGCATGGCCGGATCAGCGGGGCGACGGGTTGTCGTCGTGCTCGGCTGCGTTCTCGCCGTCGTCCTCCTGGTCGGATCCGGCGTTCTCGGCCACCGCATCTCGGTGCTGATCGACGACGTCGCACAGCTCGCAGGCGGAATCGCCGCGACGGTCGTCTGCGGCCGGACAGCCAGGAGTCGGACGGGTTCCGAACGCCAGTGGCGCGTGCTGATGGCCGCGGGAATGGCGTGCTGGAGCGCAGGCATGGCGGTATGGGCCTTCTACCGATCCGTGCTCGACATGCCGCTGCCGACCGCATCGGTCGCAGACGTCGGGTTCTTCCTTTTTCCCGTCTTCGCCGTTCCCGCTCTGTTCGCCTTCGTGGGAGTGTCGCCCCGACGAGCGGCCGCAGGTGCCCGCCACATCTGGCTCATGTCGCTGCTCGACGGTGCAGTCGTCGTGGGATCACTCTTCGTTCTGTCATGGGCCACCGTGCTCGGTGCGGTCGTGCACTCGTCGGAGTCCGAACCCATCGAGTTCCTGGTGGCCGTCATGTACCCCATCACCGATCTGGTTCTCGTCGCCATGATCGTGCTGCTCATCGTGATTCCGACCATCGCGGCGCGGTACAGGTCACAGCTCACCCTGCTCGGTGCAGGAATCCTGATGCTGGCGATCTCGGACAGCATCTACGCGTACCTGGTCGCAATCGGGGCAGAGTTCATGCCCGTCCTGACGGACGGCGGATTCATCGCCGGCACCGCGCTCATCGCGCTCGCGGCCGCCACACCGAGAACCGTCGACAACGGCCCTTCGGTGTACATCCCCTCGACATACGGCCCTTCGACCTACAACCCTTCGACGCCCGGCCAGGAACCCACTGCGTTTGCCGGCACGGACAGCATTGCCGGTGAACGAACGCAGATGCTGCTGCCCTATGCGCTCATGGGCGCCATCGGCATCGTGCTGGCGGTTCTGCGTGTGCTGACCGGCACCCTCGACTCGACGGTCATCGTGCTCGGGGTTGCGGTGGTGCTGCTCTCGCTCGTCCGACAGATGATCACCTTGATACAGAACGACAACCTGCTCCGTAGCTTGACTCTGGCTCGGGACGAGCTGACCTACCGCGCGCACCACGACGGACTGACCGGACTGCTCAATCGATCGTCGTTCGACGAACACCTGCGCGCAGCGGTGAACGACGCCCGAGCGGGCCGGAAGAGCGCAGTCCTACTGCTGATCGACCTCGACAATTTCAAGAGTGTCAACGACCGATTCGGGCACGGCGGCGGCGACGAACTGTTGATCGAACTCGCACGCCGACTCGACAGATGCGTGGGCGAGGGTGTGGTGGCGCGTTTCGGCGGCGACGAGTTCACCGCCTTGGTCCACGCCGACCTCGACACCGGGCGCGCCACAGCAGCGCGCATCGCCGAAGCTATGCGCACTCCCCATGAAATCGACGGGCATCCGGTCTCGGTCGGCGCGTGCGTCGGTGTCGTGCAGATAGGCCGCACAACCGGCGTCGACCCCGAAGACACTGCACCACGAACCACCGGTGTCGACGAGGACGAGCTGATGCGGCTCGCCGATCGCGCGATGTATCGGGCCAAACATGAGGGGAAGGCCGGGGTCTACGGCTACGACGCCGTGGGCACGCTCAGCCGAGTACCGATGGACATCGATCAGGACAACCTGGGTACCAAACCGAAAATGGTTGCAGGAGAACCAGATCCGGCACGGTTGATGGGACCGCCGACCAGAACGTAGGCACCTGTGGCCGGGATGGACTCCAAATTGGTCAGGTTCTCCAAGCTGATCCGACGCCTGTCGTAGAGCTTGACCGACACCGGGTAGGTCTCGTCGTTGCCAAGATCGGGCCCGAAGGTATCGGTGCCGAGCGCTCCTCGATCTGCGAGCTTGCCCGTGTCGATCAGCCACTGAGCCGCCTCCGCCGAGAAGCCGGGTTGGTGTGTCACACCGTCCGCGTCTGCGTTGGCGTACGCGTCGGTGCCCCAACGCGACGACCATCCGGTCCACGCAATGACGGCCGCCCCCGCCGGAATTGGTCCATGCACGGCTTCCCAGCTCTGCAGATCTGCGACCGTGACGGCGTAGTCTGCGTCGGCCGCCGCCTGCTCGCGGATATCGATCTTCACCGCGGGCAGAAACAGGTCTTGCGGATCGAGTTGGTCGGCGGTCAGTCCACCCTCCTGAAAATGCGCGGGCGCTCCCCAGTGGGTTCCGGTGTGCTCGCCTTCCTTGACGTACTGGAGGTAGAACCCGTCCTCGGCGACAGTGAACGCCGTCTCGAGAGTGAACTCGGGATCGCCGGGAAAGATCGGAGTGAGAGCCGGATCGTTGACGTGCGACAGAGACACGATCTGCAGCAGGCGATCCAACGGAACGGCAGGCCCGGCAGGCTGCGCCGAGCCGGTACCGGGCAGGGCGTCGGCGGTGGCAGGCGCAACCAGCCTTGCCCCCACCAGCACTGCCACACCTGTCGTCACTCGGCGAAACAGCTGCCTTCTCTTCATGTCCCCGACCCCACCTCTCGTCAGCGCCCCGTGCGCCTCCCCGACGCAACCTTAAGCCCTGCCGCACCCCGATGGCAGCATCAACCGATCCGAATAGGATCTATCTGAATCCGCACTCCCGCACCGAGTTTCTTGGCACTGCGAGATGCCTGCGCAGCCGACAACGCCCGAGCCAGTGCCGCCCCGGTACTGCGGGGTACGCGTATCAGCAGCCGCTGCACATCACCGGAAAGCCCGTCCTCTCCGCTACTTGCAGGAGGGCGTTGGCCGTCCGGCAGATCGACCGGTCCGAGCACTTCCACTGCCTCGGGCAGGTCTGCACTCTCGACCAGCGCAGTGATCGCGTCGGTGGTGCCGTCGATCGCCGCAACGTGCACGGCCGGCGGAAAGCGAACCTCCACACGCTCGTCCAGCTGACTCCTCGCGTGCCACAACGGATCCCAGCGAACCAGAGCCTGCACGGTAGGTATTTCGGATTCGGCCACGACGACCACACGGCCACCGTCCGAACCCGGCCGCACCATGGCTGCGGCCGTCATCCACCGACGCAGCGTCTCCTCTGCGGCGCGCAGATCTGCGCGGCCGAGCAGTGCCCAGCCGTCGAGCAGCAACGCCGCGCCGTAGCCACCCTCGACCGTCGGCTCGGCACCCACCGTGGACACCACGAGCCCGGCCCCGGGACGGACCGAGTCGAGTACTGTCGCGCCGCCCGAATTGTGCACGGGAACACCAGGAAAGGCCCGCCCCAGTTCCTCGGCGGTTCGACCCGCACCGATCACGACTGCACGTAGGTTTCGCGAACCGCAGACCGTGCACCGATGCGCAGCGTCGGCGATTCCGCACCACGAACACGTAGGGCTGCTGGCACCGTCGCTGCCCGCAGCCGAGGGCAGCGCCAGCGGGCCGTTGCATCGACGACACCGCGCCGGATTCCGGCACTTCGCGCATGCCAGTGACGGCACATAGCCCGCACGCGGAACCTGCACCAGCACAGGTGCGTCGGCCTTCAACGCCGCCCGAGCAGCCTCGAAGGCAATCGCCGGTAGTCGTGCCACGCGAGCCGCTGGATCCCGCGCCAGAGCGTGGTCCGAATCGGCCAGCGCGACCACGTGAGGTTGACGCTCTCGGATCAGCTCACGCGGAGCCACGAGGTCGTGGGCCCAGCCGGAGTCGACGAGCGCTTCGGCCTCCGCCGTACGCGAGTGTCCACCGATCACCACCGCCGCCCCGGAGACGTGAGCACGGAGCAACGCCACCTCGCGCGCGTGCGGATACGGGGACCGAGGCTCGGCAAAACTGTCGTCGCCGTCGTCCCAGATCGCGATCATGCCGAGCGTCGACACCGGAGCGAAGACGGCACTACGCGTGCCGACGACGACCACAGGTCCCGATCGCAGACACCGTAGCCACTGCCGATACCGCTTGGCCGGACCCAGTCCGGCCGACAACGCCACAACATGCTCGGCCCCGAGCAACCCCGTGCATGCCGCCTCCAGGCGATCGAGGTCGCGCTGATCGGGCACTATGACCACTGCGGACCTACCGCCTGCCACCGTCACCGCGGCCGCCTCGGCCAGACGAATCGACCATTGTTCGCCGGGCAGCGCCTGCCACACGGCTCGCGGGAGGCGGCCGGACGCCAGGGCATCGAGGAAATTCGGGCCATGGGTATAGGCGGACCATGCCACGCGGTCGACGGCAGGCTCGTTCGGAGGATCGACGACAGGTGTGGCTTCCGCTTCCACCCGCGCGTGGCGGGCCGGTACGGCCAGACGCAGCACGTCCGCTCGTGTTCCGGCGTAGCGATCTGCAACCACCTCAGCGAGCTCGGCGATCTCGGGAGTCAGAACCCGCTCCGCGGACACCACCCGTTCGAGCCATCCGAGTTTGCCGTCATGGTCGGTCTCGGCCAGCCTGGCCACCACGAAACCGTCGACCAAACGGCCCGCGAACCGCACTCGAACGCGGACGCCGGGTTGCGCATCCGCACCGAACTCCTCGGGTACGAGGTAATCGAATTCGCGGTCCAGATGCGCCAGCGGCAACATCGGGAGAATGCGAGCGATGGGAAGACTCGACGCCGCTACCCGTGCCGAGACCGCCACCGCACCTCCTTCTCGACTTCTTCCGACCTCGACAGACCTGGATGAACCGAGCCGGTGCGAGGGGAGGTACGTACTGGACCGTGTTCGCCCTGTCTACAGACCGGCCGCATCCCGGAGCTTGTCGGCCCGATCGGTGGACTCCCACGGCAGATCGATATCGGTACGGCCGAAGTGGCCGTACGCCGCGGTCGGAGCGTAGATCGGCCGCAGCAGATCCAGGTCGCGGATGATGGCGCCGGGGCGCAGGTCGAACACCTCACTGATCGCCGCGCGGATCTTCACAGGATCGGTCTTCTCCGTGCCGAAGGTCTCGACGAACAGACCGACCGGCGCAGCCTTACCGATCGCGTACGCCACCTGGACCTCGATGCGATCGGCGAGGCCGGCCGCGACGGCATTCTTGGCAACCCACCGCATCGCGTAGGCGGCGCTGCGATCGACTTTCGACGGATCTTTACCGGAGAACGCTCCGCCGCCGTGCCGCGCCATGCCGCCGTAAGTGTCGACGATGATCTTGCGTCCGGTCAATCCGGCGTCACCCATCGGGCCACCGAGCACGAACTTGCCGGTGGGATTGACCAACAGGCGCACGTCGGAGGTGTCGAGGGTCGGCACGTTCAACTCGGCCAGAACCGAACCCAGAACCTTCTCGCGAATGTCGGGTGTGAGCAGATTGTCGAGGTCGATGTCGGCCGCATGCTGAGTCGAGATCACCACGGTGTCCAGACGAACAGCGTTGTCGCCGTCGTACTCGATAGTCACCTGAGTCTTGCCGTCCGGGCGCAAGTACGGCAGCACTCCACTCTTGCGAACCTCGGTCAGCCGCCGTGCGAGACGGTGGGCCAACGCGATCGGCAACGGCATCAACTCGGGCGTGTCGGTGTTGGCGTACCCGAACATCAGGCCCTGGTCCCCCGCGCCCTGCCGGTCGATCTCGTCGTCGGACAGCCCTTCGACGCGAGCCTCGTGAGAATGGTCGACGCCCTGAGCAATTTCCGGAGACTGCGCACCGATGGCGACGTTCACCCCGCACGAGTTACCGTCGAAACCCTTTGCCGACGAGTCGTATCCGATCTCGAGGACCTTCTCGCGCACGATCTTCGGGATGTCGGCATACGCTGTGGTGTTGACCTCACCCGCAACATGAACCTGCCCGGTTGTGACCAACGTCTCGACGGCGACCCGGGCACGCGGATCCTCCGTGAGCAGAGCATCGAGAATCGAATCGCTGATGGCGTCACAGATCTTGTCGGGATGACCCTCTGTAACGGACTCGCTGGTGAAAAGCCGACTACCGGACGTGCTCACGGACTTCCTCTCGACGCATGTTCCTGCCAGACCCGGCGCCGTGCGCCGGTCGGGCACTCCACGAAAATTGACGTTCCCTCGGTGTTATCGCCCCTGCCGGAACGTGGCAAACCTGATTTCTACGATCGGTACAGCAGGTGCCCAGCACAGTAGCCGGGACAACATCGCTCGTGCACCCTTGGCATCATCGGGGATTCGAAGTCGGTCGAGGGCTCCTCGTATCGAGCATCTGCACCACCGAATCCAGGACGCGGCTCGCGAGGAGAGCTTTCGAGCCCTCTCCCAATGCAGCCTCGGAACCATCGGCTCCGAGCAACCAACCGTCGTTGTGGTCCACCTCGAATGCCTTGCCGTCACCGACCGCGTTCACCACGAGCAGATCGCAGCCCTTGCGTTCGAGCTTGGCCCGCGCGTATGTCAGCACATCGCCGTCTGCGTCGCCTGTCTCGGCGGCGAACCCGACGATGACCGTCGATGATTCGATGTCGCCGTCTCGTCGAGCTGCGACCAGGCCGGCGAGTATGTCGTCGTTACGGATCAACGGGATCGAGGACGGCTCGTTCGCGCCCTTCTTGATCTTGCTTCCCGCGATGGACTCGGGGCGGAAATCCGCAACCGCGGCCGCCATGACCACTGCATCGACGCCGACGGCATGTTTGCGAACAGCGTCCTGCATGTCCGAGGCGGTCTTGACGTTCACGACGTCGACTGCAGCCGGCGCGTCGAGGTCGCTGGTGTATCCGGCAACCAAGGTCACCTGGGCACCGCGCTGCGCGGCGACCCTGGCCAGCGCATATCCCTGCTTGCCCGAACTCCGATTACCCAAAAAGCGAACCGGGTCCAGGGGCTCACGGGTGCCTCCGGCGGACACCAGAACACGACGCCCCTCGAGATCTCGTGGGAGGGCATCGGCTCTCTCGCTCACGAGCATCGACAGTGCGAATATCTCGTCCGGTTCCGGAAGCCGCCCCGAACCGGTGTCGCGTCCGGTCAACCGCCCGGACGCCGGCTCGATCACGTGTGTGCCACGCGACCGAAGCGTGGCAACGTTGGCGACAGTGGCCGGGTGCTCCCACATCTCGGTGTGCATCGCCGGTGCGAGAACAACCGGGCAGCGGGCAGTGAGAAGAGTTGCGGTGAGCAGGTCGTCCGCACGCCCTCCCGCAATCCGGGCCATCAGGTCCGCGGTGGCCGGTGCCACGACGACGAGGTCCGCCTCCTGGCCCAGACGCACGTGAGGAACTTCCGGAACCTCCGCGAAGACGCCGGTGTGCACCGGCTGGCCGGAGAGTGCCTCGAACGTCGCACGTCCGACGAACTCGAGCGCGGATTCGGTCGGAATCACTCGAACCCGATGTCCGCTCTCGGTGAAGCTGCGAATGAGCGAACAACTCTTGTAGGCGGCGATACCTCCGCCTACTCCGACGACGACATGCAAGTCAGATGTCCTCTGTGAGGTTCTTATTCGCCTTCGGTGTGCTCGAGGAGATCTGCATGGATCTCTCGCAGTGCGATCGACAGCGGCTTCTCCTGCAGGCCTGGCTCGACCAGGGGTCCCACGTACTCAAGGATGCCGTCACCGAGCTGGTTGTAGTAGTCGTTGATCTGGCGTGCGCGCTTGGCTGCGTAGATGACCAATGCGTACTTGGACGAGGTGCGGGCAAGCAACTCGTCGATGGGCGGATTGGTGATGCCGAGCGGCGTGTCGTAGGCCGGCAGAGCGCTGCGTCCGTCGAAGTCGGAAACGGCCGCTGAAATGCTGCTCACTGATGATCTCCTGAAATTGCATCGTTGGTGCTACGAACTAGCTGGTCGGGGCCTCGTGCGCCGTGGGAATGGTCAGCTGTTGCCGACCGACGACCTACCGACCAACAAGGATACCAACTGTTCGCACGAATGGTCGACATCGGTATTGACAACCACTGTGTCGAACTCGTCCTGCGCGGCCAATTCCACCCGCGCGGTCTCCAGTCGACGCTCCGTGGCCGCGCTTTCCTCGGTCGCGCGTCCGACCAACCGGGAGACGAGGTCTTCCCATGTGGGCGGAGCCATGAAGACCAGTAGAGCCTCCGGTTTGGACACGCGCACCGCCCGAGCACCCGCCAGGTCGAGCTCGAGCAGAACCGGGCTGCCCGCCTCGAGAGCGGCATCGACGGGCGCGGCCGGAGTGCCGGACCGCTGCAGGCCACCGTGGATGCTCGCCCACTCGAGCAGCTCGCCGTCCGCGATCATCCGGTCGAACTCGTCGGCGGAGACGAAGTGATAATCCTGTCCGTCGGTCTCACCGGGTCGGGGTGATCGAGTCGTGACCGACACGCTGAACACGAGCTCGGGCAACGCCGCGCGCACGAGCCGAACGACACTGGACTTGCCGACGCCCGAGGGACCGGAGAGCACCACCAATCGACCCCGCTCGTTCGATGGGGCCGATGAAGTCGCAGTGTCACCCACTGTGGTCAGGCCTCGAAATCGAACTTCGTCAGCAGCGCCTTGCGCTGCCGATCTCCGAGACCACGAAGGCGACGCGTCGGTGCGATCTCCAATTCCGTCATCAGCTCCGCGGCCTTGACCTTGCCTACCTTGGGCAACGCCTCGAGCAACGCGGACACCTTCATCTTGCCGAGAATCTCGTCCGTCTCGGCATCTTTGAGCACCCGCTTGAGATCGGTGCCGCCACGCTTGAGTCGCTCCTTGAGCTCGGCGCGCGCTTTCCGTGCGATCGCTGCCTTCTCGAGGGCAGCGGCACGCTGCTCGGGGGTCAACTGGGGAAGGGCCACTGTCGGTTCCTCCGTCTTCTCGTTCTGGGTGGTACGACGCACACGATCGCTGTCGGCACGTCGACCATCGGTGTACCACTGCCGCGGACCGCGGTCATCGGCGATCTGCACTGTTCGTCGGCAGCGCTAGCGACCGTACCGACGACTCGCGTTCACCGCTAACTCGCCCCCGAGTGCCGGAGCGCAGTAGCGTCGACTATGCGAGACCGGCTTCGATCTCGTCGCGCAACCGCGTCGCCGCGTCGCGCAATGCCGTCACCGACGGGCCTGCGGCCAGGACACCCCGAGACGAGTTGGGCAGCAACAGCTCACGCGAATCACGGAAGATCTCCGCGAGATCGGCCACCGTCGCTCCCTGCGCTCCCAGACCCGGCGCAAGGATCGGTCCGGTGTAATCCGACAGATCGAGACCGTGGTCACGCGTCGCACCGACGACCAAGCCCACTGTGTCGGCATCGACGCGATTGCGCGTCGCCGCCGCGTCGACGATCGACTGAGCCACCGACCCGCCGTTCGATGTCGCCGCCTGCTGTAAGGCCGAACCCTCCGCATTCGAGGTTCGAGCCAGCACGAACAGCCCGCGCTGGTGTTGCACCGCTCGCTCGACGGTCTCGTTCAGAGAATCGAAGCCCAGATACGGCGACACCGTGACCGCATCGGACGACAGTGGCGACTCGGGCTCGAGCCACGCGTGCGCGTACGCATCCATCGTGGTGCCGATATCGCCGCGCTTGGCATCGGCGATCACCAGGGTGCCGGCGTCACGCAACACACTGACGGTGCGCTCGAGCACCGCGTACCCGGCAGATCCGTATGCCTCGAAGAACGCCACCTGCGGCTTGACGATCGCGACT
The nucleotide sequence above comes from Rhodococcoides fascians A25f. Encoded proteins:
- the fmt gene encoding methionyl-tRNA formyltransferase, whose amino-acid sequence is MRVVFAGTPDPAVPSLRRLLESERHEVIAVVTRPDAASGRGRKTVRSPVGLLADEHGIPVFTPAKPSDPDFVSQLIDLAPDVCPVVAYGALLPQPVLDIPRFGWINLHFSLLPAWRGAAPVQAAIAAGDEITGASTFLLDAGMDTGPVLGVVTERIRSTDTTGDLLTRLASSGAELLNATLDAIEDGTAGAHPQPDDGISYASKVTVDAARIDWNRSAAYIDRHIRSVTPAPGAWTTIGELRVKIAPVQLVPDTLPPGTIEVRKSGVHIGTGTTALVLGDIQPQGKKVMKALDWARGARLDDTAVAR
- a CDS encoding PadR family transcriptional regulator, whose product is MRGAPFQMWVAQADDDVPVDEGGHRERGRGKRGHGERGRRGAGGGFGRGREGMRPGFGAGGFGAGGFGPNADFGRGRGRGGRGRRGDVRAAILLLLEERPMHGYELIQQIADKSNGTWKPSPGSIYPALSQLEDEGLVLIDKVAGRKTAALTDEGRSHIEQHREDLGSPWDDVADSVGFDARDLRALIGQLMGAAGQVAGVGTSRQVEQAADILVEARKSMYRILAEDGPNDAEPDETVDAPDAT
- a CDS encoding GGDEF domain-containing protein, with the protein product MAGSAGRRVVVVLGCVLAVVLLVGSGVLGHRISVLIDDVAQLAGGIAATVVCGRTARSRTGSERQWRVLMAAGMACWSAGMAVWAFYRSVLDMPLPTASVADVGFFLFPVFAVPALFAFVGVSPRRAAAGARHIWLMSLLDGAVVVGSLFVLSWATVLGAVVHSSESEPIEFLVAVMYPITDLVLVAMIVLLIVIPTIAARYRSQLTLLGAGILMLAISDSIYAYLVAIGAEFMPVLTDGGFIAGTALIALAAATPRTVDNGPSVYIPSTYGPSTYNPSTPGQEPTAFAGTDSIAGERTQMLLPYALMGAIGIVLAVLRVLTGTLDSTVIVLGVAVVLLSLVRQMITLIQNDNLLRSLTLARDELTYRAHHDGLTGLLNRSSFDEHLRAAVNDARAGRKSAVLLLIDLDNFKSVNDRFGHGGGDELLIELARRLDRCVGEGVVARFGGDEFTALVHADLDTGRATAARIAEAMRTPHEIDGHPVSVGACVGVVQIGRTTGVDPEDTAPRTTGVDEDELMRLADRAMYRAKHEGKAGVYGYDAVGTLSRVPMDIDQDNLGTKPKMVAGEPDPARLMGPPTRT
- a CDS encoding cyclase family protein yields the protein MKRRQLFRRVTTGVAVLVGARLVAPATADALPGTGSAQPAGPAVPLDRLLQIVSLSHVNDPALTPIFPGDPEFTLETAFTVAEDGFYLQYVKEGEHTGTHWGAPAHFQEGGLTADQLDPQDLFLPAVKIDIREQAAADADYAVTVADLQSWEAVHGPIPAGAAVIAWTGWSSRWGTDAYANADADGVTHQPGFSAEAAQWLIDTGKLADRGALGTDTFGPDLGNDETYPVSVKLYDRRRISLENLTNLESIPATGAYVLVGGPINRAGSGSPATIFGLVPRLS
- a CDS encoding primosomal protein N'; this encodes MLPLAHLDREFDYLVPEEFGADAQPGVRVRVRFAGRLVDGFVVARLAETDHDGKLGWLERVVSAERVLTPEIAELAEVVADRYAGTRADVLRLAVPARHARVEAEATPVVDPPNEPAVDRVAWSAYTHGPNFLDALASGRLPRAVWQALPGEQWSIRLAEAAAVTVAGGRSAVVIVPDQRDLDRLEAACTGLLGAEHVVALSAGLGPAKRYRQWLRCLRSGPVVVVGTRSAVFAPVSTLGMIAIWDDGDDSFAEPRSPYPHAREVALLRAHVSGAAVVIGGHSRTAEAEALVDSGWAHDLVAPRELIRERQPHVVALADSDHALARDPAARVARLPAIAFEAARAALKADAPVLVQVPRAGYVPSLACAKCRNPARCRRCNGPLALPSAAGSDGASSPTCSWCGIADAAHRCTVCGSRNLRAVVIGAGRTAEELGRAFPGVPVHNSGGATVLDSVRPGAGLVVSTVGAEPTVEGGYGAALLLDGWALLGRADLRAAEETLRRWMTAAAMVRPGSDGGRVVVVAESEIPTVQALVRWDPLWHARSQLDERVEVRFPPAVHVAAIDGTTDAITALVESADLPEAVEVLGPVDLPDGQRPPASSGEDGLSGDVQRLLIRVPRSTGAALARALSAAQASRSAKKLGAGVRIQIDPIRIG
- the metK gene encoding methionine adenosyltransferase, with protein sequence MSTSGSRLFTSESVTEGHPDKICDAISDSILDALLTEDPRARVAVETLVTTGQVHVAGEVNTTAYADIPKIVREKVLEIGYDSSAKGFDGNSCGVNVAIGAQSPEIAQGVDHSHEARVEGLSDDEIDRQGAGDQGLMFGYANTDTPELMPLPIALAHRLARRLTEVRKSGVLPYLRPDGKTQVTIEYDGDNAVRLDTVVISTQHAADIDLDNLLTPDIREKVLGSVLAELNVPTLDTSDVRLLVNPTGKFVLGGPMGDAGLTGRKIIVDTYGGMARHGGGAFSGKDPSKVDRSAAYAMRWVAKNAVAAGLADRIEVQVAYAIGKAAPVGLFVETFGTEKTDPVKIRAAISEVFDLRPGAIIRDLDLLRPIYAPTAAYGHFGRTDIDLPWESTDRADKLRDAAGL
- the coaBC gene encoding bifunctional phosphopantothenoylcysteine decarboxylase/phosphopantothenate--cysteine ligase CoaBC codes for the protein MHVVVGVGGGIAAYKSCSLIRSFTESGHRVRVIPTESALEFVGRATFEALSGQPVHTGVFAEVPEVPHVRLGQEADLVVVAPATADLMARIAGGRADDLLTATLLTARCPVVLAPAMHTEMWEHPATVANVATLRSRGTHVIEPASGRLTGRDTGSGRLPEPDEIFALSMLVSERADALPRDLEGRRVLVSAGGTREPLDPVRFLGNRSSGKQGYALARVAAQRGAQVTLVAGYTSDLDAPAAVDVVNVKTASDMQDAVRKHAVGVDAVVMAAAVADFRPESIAGSKIKKGANEPSSIPLIRNDDILAGLVAARRDGDIESSTVIVGFAAETGDADGDVLTYARAKLERKGCDLLVVNAVGDGKAFEVDHNDGWLLGADGSEAALGEGSKALLASRVLDSVVQMLDTRSPRPTSNPR
- the rpoZ gene encoding DNA-directed RNA polymerase subunit omega, with translation MSSISAAVSDFDGRSALPAYDTPLGITNPPIDELLARTSSKYALVIYAAKRARQINDYYNQLGDGILEYVGPLVEPGLQEKPLSIALREIHADLLEHTEGE
- the gmk gene encoding guanylate kinase, translated to MVLSGPSGVGKSSVVRLVRAALPELVFSVSVTTRSPRPGETDGQDYHFVSADEFDRMIADGELLEWASIHGGLQRSGTPAAPVDAALEAGSPVLLELDLAGARAVRVSKPEALLVFMAPPTWEDLVSRLVGRATEESAATERRLETARVELAAQDEFDTVVVNTDVDHSCEQLVSLLVGRSSVGNS
- the mihF gene encoding integration host factor, actinobacterial type is translated as MALPQLTPEQRAAALEKAAIARKARAELKERLKRGGTDLKRVLKDAETDEILGKMKVSALLEALPKVGKVKAAELMTELEIAPTRRLRGLGDRQRKALLTKFDFEA
- the pyrF gene encoding orotidine-5'-phosphate decarboxylase, with product MSHLGWSDRLRSAVSARGRLCVGIDPHPALLDAWELPRSADGLEVFAELCVEAFVGEVAIVKPQVAFFEAYGSAGYAVLERTVSVLRDAGTLVIADAKRGDIGTTMDAYAHAWLEPESPLSSDAVTVSPYLGFDSLNETVERAVQHQRGLFVLARTSNAEGSALQQAATSNGGSVAQSIVDAAATRNRVDADTVGLVVGATRDHGLDLSDYTGPILAPGLGAQGATVADLAEIFRDSRELLLPNSSRGVLAAGPSVTALRDAATRLRDEIEAGLA